One Halichoerus grypus chromosome 1, mHalGry1.hap1.1, whole genome shotgun sequence genomic region harbors:
- the LOC118548023 gene encoding phospholipid scramblase family member 5 isoform X2: MLGGQSDHKEQGTRKAFSFNLAAFEEVTQTSSWPLKLDLIIIHQQVELLGMILGTETSNKYEIKNSLGQRIYFAVEESICFNRTFCSTLRSCTLKITDNSGREVITVNRPLRCNSCWFPCYLQELEIEAPPGTIVGYVAQKWDPFLPKFTIQNANKEDILKVDGPCATCGCFGDVDFEVKTVNEKLTIGKISKYWSGFVNDVFTNADNFGIHVPADLDVTVKAAMIGACFLFDFMFFEHSLAGL; this comes from the exons ATGTTGGGAGGACAAAGTGACCACAAGGAGCAAGGCACAAG aaaagctttttcttttaacctgGCTGCCTTTGAAGAAGTGACTCAGACATCTTCATGGCCTCTAAAG TTAGACCTGATAATTATACACCAGCAGGTGGAGCTTCTTGGAA tGATCCTTGGCACTGAGACCTCCAACAAATATGAGATTAAAAACAGCTTGGGGCAAAGAATTTACTTTGCAGTGGAAGAAAGCATCTGCTTCAATCGTACCTTCTGTTCCACGCTGCGATCTTGCACTCTGAAGATCACAGATAACTCAGGTCGGGAGGTGATTACAGTAAACAGGCCTCTGAGGTGTAACAGCTGCTGGTTCCCTTGCTACCTTCAAGAG TTAGAAATTGAAGCCCCTCCTGGTACTATAGTTGGTTATGTTGCACAGAAGTGGGACCCCTTTCTGCCTAAATTCACAATCCAAAATGCAAAcaaagaagatattttgaaagttGATGGTCCTTGTGCAACATGTGGCTGTTTTGGTGATGTGGATTTTGAG gtgAAGACCGTTAATGAAAAGCTTACAATTGGGAAGATTTCAAAGTACTGGTCAGGATTTGTAAATGATGTCTTTACCAATGCTGACAACTTCGGAATTCATGTTCCTGCAGATCTAGATGTAACCGTCAAAGCAGCGATGATTGGtgcttgttttctcttt
- the LOC118548023 gene encoding phospholipid scramblase family member 5 isoform X1: MASKDAQNQRSRGLPGFLPGAPDPDHSFHVSLPNPGNQVWQPTLPPPGSLPPGLEYLSQLDLIIIHQQVELLGMILGTETSNKYEIKNSLGQRIYFAVEESICFNRTFCSTLRSCTLKITDNSGREVITVNRPLRCNSCWFPCYLQELEIEAPPGTIVGYVAQKWDPFLPKFTIQNANKEDILKVDGPCATCGCFGDVDFEVKTVNEKLTIGKISKYWSGFVNDVFTNADNFGIHVPADLDVTVKAAMIGACFLFDFMFFEHSLAGL; this comes from the exons ATGGCCTCTAAAG ATGCACAGAACCAAAGAAGTAGAGGTTTGCCTGGCTTTCTTCCTGGAGCTCCAGACCCTGACCACAGCTTTCACGTCTCACTTCCCAACCCAGGGAACCAAGTGTGGCAGCCAACTCTCCCGCCGCCAGGCAGTCTCCCTCCTGGCCTAGAATATTTAAGCCAG TTAGACCTGATAATTATACACCAGCAGGTGGAGCTTCTTGGAA tGATCCTTGGCACTGAGACCTCCAACAAATATGAGATTAAAAACAGCTTGGGGCAAAGAATTTACTTTGCAGTGGAAGAAAGCATCTGCTTCAATCGTACCTTCTGTTCCACGCTGCGATCTTGCACTCTGAAGATCACAGATAACTCAGGTCGGGAGGTGATTACAGTAAACAGGCCTCTGAGGTGTAACAGCTGCTGGTTCCCTTGCTACCTTCAAGAG TTAGAAATTGAAGCCCCTCCTGGTACTATAGTTGGTTATGTTGCACAGAAGTGGGACCCCTTTCTGCCTAAATTCACAATCCAAAATGCAAAcaaagaagatattttgaaagttGATGGTCCTTGTGCAACATGTGGCTGTTTTGGTGATGTGGATTTTGAG gtgAAGACCGTTAATGAAAAGCTTACAATTGGGAAGATTTCAAAGTACTGGTCAGGATTTGTAAATGATGTCTTTACCAATGCTGACAACTTCGGAATTCATGTTCCTGCAGATCTAGATGTAACCGTCAAAGCAGCGATGATTGGtgcttgttttctcttt